A window of the Eulemur rufifrons isolate Redbay chromosome 6, OSU_ERuf_1, whole genome shotgun sequence genome harbors these coding sequences:
- the LOC138384125 gene encoding olfactory receptor 51I2-like has translation MGAEGNDSLNLLSVFLTGIPGLEAQHGWLSVPFFTLYIVAIAGNSLIMAAVQVDPALHEPMYLFLSMLAVTEVGVSVSTLPTVMGILWFDARRVDFDGCLAQMFFIHTFSCMESGVLLAMSYDRFVAIYNPLRYTAILTLPRIICMGLSIALKSVALMAPLPVLLRQLPYCHTNVLSHSYCLHSDLIQLPCADTKLNSILGLAIVLSTFGLDSLLIVVSYVLILYTVLGIASGEGRWKALNTCVSHICAVLVYYVPMIGVSVMHRAAKHASPMVHTLMSSIYLFVPPVLNPIIYSVKTQPIRQGIATMFSCKRGFL, from the coding sequence ATGGGAGCTGAGGGCAATGACAGTCTCAACCTTCTATCTGTCTTCCTGACTGGCATCCCAGGACTGGAGGCTCAACATGGCTGGCTCTCCGTTCCTTTCTTCACCTTGTACATTGTGGCCATTGCGGGAAATAGCCTAATCATGGCAGCAGTGCAGGTGGACCCTGCCCTACATGAGCCCATGTACCTGTTCCTCTCCATGTTGGCTGTCACTGAGGTGGGGGTCTCTGTGTCTACACTGCCTACTGTTATGGGCATCCTTTGGTTTGATGCCCGCAGGGTTGACTTTGATGGCTGCCTGGCCCAGATGTTTTTCATTCACACCTTCTCCTGCATGGAGTCAGGGGTCCTATTGGCCATGAGTTATGACCGCTTTGTAGCCATCTACAACCCGCTGCGCTATACAGCCATCCTGACCCTTCCCCGAATTATCTGCATGGGGCTAagcattgcactgaagagtgtgGCACTCATGGCCCCGCTTCCAGTCCTTCTGAGGCAATTGCCCTATTGTCACACTAACGTCCTCTCTCATTCCTACTGCCTCCACTCAGACCTGATCCAGCTGCCTTGTGCTGATACTAAGCTCAATAGCATCCTGGgcttggccattgttctgtccaCTTTTGGGCTGGATTCACTGCTCATTGTGGTCTCCTATGTGTTGATTCTTTACACAGTGCTGGGCATTGCCTCTGGAGAGGGACGGTGGAAAGCCCTCAACACATGTGTGTCACATATCTGTGCTGTGCTTGTGTACTATGTGCCTATGATTGGTGTGTCTGTGATGCATCGTGCTGCCAAGCATGCTTCACCCATGGTCCACACGCTCATGTCTAGTATCTACCTCTTTGTGCCGCCTGTGCTCAACCCCATCATCTACAGCGTTAAGACCCAGCCAATCAGGCAGGGAATTGCCACCATGTTCTCCTGCAAGAGGGGATTTCTCTGA
- the LOC138384126 gene encoding olfactory receptor 51I1 — protein MWGLNGTPFQPATLQLAGIPGIQTDVAWVALIFYILYLISIVGNLSILALVFREPALHQPMYYFLSMLSLNDLGVSLSTLPTVLATFCFNYHHVGFDACLVQMFFIHTFSFMESGILLAMSFDRFVAICNPLRYATVLTNSRILAMGLGILTKSFTTLFPFPFLVKRLPFCKGNVLHHSYCLHPDLMKVACGNIHVNNIYGLFVVIFTYGVDSTFILLSYALILRAVLAIASQEQRLKALNTCMSHICAVLVFYVPIIAVSMIHRFWKSAPPVVHVMMSNVYLFVPPMLNPIIYSVKTKEIRKGILKIFHKSQA, from the coding sequence atGTGGGGCCTCAATGGTACCCCCTTCCAGCCAGCCACACTCCAGCTGGCAGGCATTCCTGGGATACAGACAGACGTAGCGTGGGTTGCCCTGATTTTCTACATCCTCTACCTGATCTCCATCGTAGGCAACCTCAGCATCCTCGCTCTGGTGTTTCGGGAACCTGCTCTGCACCAACCCATGTACTACTTCCTCTCTATGCTCTCTCTCAATGACCTGGGAGTGTCCCTTTCTACACTTCCCACAGTGCTTGCCACCTTCTGCTTCAACTACCACCATGTTGGCTTCGACGCCTGCCTAGTCCAGATGTTCTTCATTCACACTTTCTCTTTCATGGAATCAGGCATACTGCTGGCCATGAGCTTTGATCGTTTTGTGGCTATTTGTAACCCACTACGCTATGCCACTGTGCTCACCAATAGCCGCATCTTGGCTATGGGCCTGGGCATCCTTACCAAGAGTTTCAccactctctttcctttcccctttctggTGAAACGACTGCCCTTCTGCAAAGGTAATGTTTTGCATCACTCCTACTGCCTCCATCCAGATCTCATGAAGGTGGCATGTGGAAACATCCATGTCAACAATATCTATGGGCTCTTTGTGGTCATTTTCACCTATGGTGTGGACTCAACTTTCATCTTGCTTTCCTATGCTTTGATCCTGAGAGCTGTGCTGGCCATTGCATCCCAGGAACAGCGGCTCAAAGCACTCAACACCTGTATGTCACATATCTGTGCAGTGCTGGTCTTTTATGTGCCCATAATTGCTGTCTCCATGATCCACCGCTTCTGGAAAAGTGCCCCACCTGTTGTTCATGTCATGATGTCCAATGTCTACCTATTTGTACCCCCTATGCTCAACCCCATCATCTACAGTGTGAAGACCAAGGAGATCCGCAAAGGAATCCTCAAGATCTTCCACAAATCCCAGGCCTGA